In Oryza sativa Japonica Group chromosome 3, ASM3414082v1, one DNA window encodes the following:
- the LOC4331830 gene encoding protein DEEPER ROOTING 1-like, producing the protein MRALNWVQTRLHGTRKQDHTAVSSRRAHTSGDLHRNGDELDDGWAAAMLSIGTLGGPKGRHGSGTPWTTAAAGADELDRLQEELRLLVRAQAVVTGGEDDDGGGGGGRQRRSLSRTSSSTNGREVVAKLKQRSIRKIMAAALGGLLHRPSCRETMPEATVSEIIWSLLHKNTHPEKPALPHTVMKGDPTVPTPQKDKQEGTKWIRTDSEYIVLDLEI; encoded by the exons ATGAGG GCTCTGAACTGGGTGCAGACAAGGCTCCACGGGACGAGGAAACAAGATCACACTGCAGTGTCATCTCGAC GCGCTCATACCTCCGGTGATCTCCACCGGAACGGCGACGAGCTCGACGacggctgggcggcggcgatgctgtCCATAGGCACGTTAGGGGGACCGAAGGGCCGTCATGGTTCTGGCACGCcgtggacgacggcggcggcgggcgccgacGAGCTCGACAGGCTGCAGGAGGAGCTCAGGCTGCTGGTTCGAGCTCAGGCGGTGGTGACcggaggcgaggacgacgacggcggcggcggcggcggcaggcaacGCAGGTCACTGAGCCGCACGTCGAGCTCCACGAATGGCAGAGAGGTGGTGGCCAAGCTGAAGCAGAGATCGATCAGGAAGATCATGGCCGCTGCTCTCGGTGGCCTCCTGCACCGGCCGAGCTGCAGGGAGACGATGCCTGAAGCGACTGTCAGTGAG ATTATATGGTCATTGTTGCACAAGAACACGCATCCTGAAAAACCGGCGTTGCCACATACTGTGATGAAAGGTGATCCAACGGTTCCGACGCCACAGAAGGATAAACAAGAGGGCACCAAATGGATCAGAACAGATTCAGAGT ACATTGTGTTGGATCTGGAGATATAG
- the LOC4331833 gene encoding protein TIFY 11c codes for MAGSSEQQLVANAAATTVAGNGSRFAVTCGLLRQYMKEHSGSNGGGGFLPAVTAMSLMTGGADAEEEAPEVRKTMELFPQQAGTLKDTQERKEITEKAQLTIFYGGSVVVFDDFPAEKAGELMKLAGSRDSTAAAAVSDAGAAAGQPCLPDMPIARKVSLQRFLEKRKNRIVVAEPLPESEKKEAESSKRAKKDDGGASWLQVNPTLSL; via the exons ATGGCCGGTAGTAGCGAGCAGCAGCTGGTCGCcaacgcggcggcgacgacggtggccggGAACGGGAGCAGGTTCGCGGTGACGTGTGGCTTGCTCAGGCAGTACATGAAGGAGCACAGTGGaagcaacggcggcggtggcttctTGCCGGCGGTGACGGCCATGAGCCTCATGACCGGCGGCGCtgatgcggaggaggaggcgccggagGTGAGGAAGACCATGGAGCTCTTCCCTCAGCAGGCTGGGACGCTGAAAGACACGCAAGAAAG GAAGGAGATCACCGAGAAGGCGCAGCTGACCATCTTCTACGGCGGGAGCGTGGTGGTGTTCGACGATTTCCCCGCCGAGAAGGCCGGCGAGCTGATGAAACTCGCCGGCTCCCGCgacagcacggcggcggcggccgtctcaGACGCCGGCGCCGCAGCGGGGCAGCCTTGCCTACCAG ACATGCCCATCGCGAGGAAGGTGTCGCTGCAGAGGTTcctggagaagaggaagaacagGATCGTCGTGGCGGAGCCACTGCCGGAGTCGGAGAAGAAGGAGGCGGAGTCGAGCAAGCGTGCCAAGAAAGACGATGGCGGCGCGTCGTGGCTCCAGGTGAACCCCACTCTCAGCCTGTGA
- the LOC4331832 gene encoding protein TIFY 11a: MASTDPMTRRFAVACGVLSQYVKANSSQPSTAAPVAQGVSGLMAAAAAAAAAPVVQEPGCEVDGGGQQFTIFYAGKVVVIDRCTPAMAAELMRFASAAQGGGGAPEAPPALVDMPIARKASLKRFLAKRKATPASARSSYVVRAAAAEEEQPPAKKAKAAVERREDWLALGSLGHMHSR, encoded by the coding sequence ATGGCGTCGACGGATCCCATGACCCGCCGCTTCGCCGTCGCGTGCGGCGTGCTCAGCCAGTACGTCAAGGCCAACTCCTCGcagccgtcgacggcggcgccggtggctcAAGGTGTGAGTGGcctcatggccgccgccgccgccgccgccgcggcgcctgtGGTCCAGGAACCCGGATGCGAGGTGGACGGCGGGGGGCAGCAGTTCACGATCTTCTACGCCGGGAAGGTGGTGGTGATCGACCGCTGcacgccggccatggcggccgAGCTGATGCGGTTCGCGTCGGcggcgcagggcggcggcggcgcgccagaggcgccgCCCGCGCTGGTGGACATGCCGATCGCGAGGAAGGCGTCGCTGAAGCGGTTCCTGGCGAAGCGCAAGGCCACCCCCGCCTCCGCGCGGTCGTCGTACGTCGTccgtgctgcggcggcggaggaggagcagccgcCGGCGAAGAAAGCGAAGGCGGCCGTGGAGAGGCGCGAGGATTGGCTCGCGCTGGGAAGCCTTGGACACATGCACTCGCGCTGA
- the LOC4331831 gene encoding UDP-glycosyltransferase TURAN isoform X1 has translation MAVALEAGRRKRAAVVVLGDIGRSPRMQYHSLSLANQAGMEVDIVANGGSDPHLLLRENPSIHIHEMKSVQLTGILKISGALTLLLKAAIQFIILIWYLCFKIPRPDVFIVQNPPSVPTLAAVKLASWLRGAKFIVDWHNFGYTLLGLSHGRSHIIVKIYFWFEKHFGRMADGAFCVTKAMKHELDQKWGINATVLYDQSPEFFHPASLTEKHELFSRLGNSICSAMGNDDCISVEKEVEDRNTTVFTSWVDGEIFLKPNRPALVVSSTSWTPDEDFSILLEAALMYDRRVAATLGEDDSMDEGKLWIDIKNGKQFVYPRLLFIITGKGPDRMKYEEQIKRLKLRRVAFRTMWLASEDYPLLLGSADLGVSLHTSSSGLDLPMKVVDMFGCGLPVCAASFSCIDELVKINNNGLLFSTSSELADELMMLFKGFPEECDDLKSLKVGALNTGSSSKWSTEWERYALPLVNQVIG, from the exons ATGGCCGTGGCACTAGAGGCAGGGAGGAGGAAGCGAGCGGCGGTGGTAGTTCTGGGAGACATTGGGCGCAGCCCGCGCATGCAGTaccactccctctccctcgccaaCCAG GCTGGTATGGAAGTGGACATTGTTGCAAATGGAG GAAGTGACCCGCATCTATTATTGAGAGAAAATCCATCAATTCACATCCATGAAATG AAATCAGTGCAGTTAACAGGAATATTAAAGATATCCGGTGCCCTGACACTGCTACTTAAAGCTGCCATCCagtttatcatattgatttggTACCTTTGTTTCAAGATTCCTCGCCCTGATGTCTTCATTGTTCAG AATCCACCCTCTGTTCCAACATTGGCTGCTGTAAAACTGGCTAGCTGGCTAAGAGGTGCTAAGTTTATTGTGGACTGGCATAACTTTGGATATACACTGCTTGGGTTGTCTCATGGCAGAAGCCATATCATTGTTAAAATCTACTTCTG GTTCGAGAAGCATTTTGGACGGATGGCTGATGGTGCCTTCTGTGTTACAAAAGCAATGAAACACGAGCTTGATCAAAAATGGGGAATCAA CGCAACAGTTCTTTACGATCAATCTCCTGAATTTTTCCATCCTGCTTCATTGACAGAGAAACATGAG TTGTTTAGCAGGTTGGGGAATTCCATTTGTAGTGCTATGGGCAATGACGATTGCATTTCTGTTG AGAAAGAAGTGGAAGACAGGAACACTACTGTATTTACAAGCTGGGTCGATGGTGAAATTTTCTTGAAGCCTAATAGACCAGCTCTTGTTGTCAGCAGCACAAGCTG GACACCAGATGAAGATTTCAGCATACTTCTGGAAGCAGCACTTATGTACGATAGACGTGTTGCTGCAACTTTAGGAGAAGATGATTCAATGGACGAGGGAAAGCTTTGGATTGATATCAAGAACGGGAAGCAATTTGTCTACCCAAGACTGCTATTCATTATCACTG GCAAAGGACCTGATAGGATGAAGTATGAGGAGCAAATAAAGAGGTTGAAACTGAGGCGTGTTGCCTTCCGGACTATGTGGCTTGCATCAGAGGACTACCCTCTTTTGCTTG GATCGGCTGATCTAGGTGTATCATTGCATACTTCCTCTTCAGGGCTAGACCTACCTATGAAG GTGGTTGATATGTTCGGTTGTGGATTACCAGTTTGTGCTGCTTCATTCTCCTG CATTGATGagcttgtaaaaataaataataatggaCTTCTTTTTTCAACATCTTCTGAGCTTGCCGATGAACTTATG ATGCTCTTTAAGGGGTTTCCGGAAGAATGCGATGACTTGAAATCCCTCAAGGTTGGTGCCTTGAATACTGGGTCATCTTCCAAATGGTCGACAGAATGGGAACGTTATGCACTCCCCTTGGTGAACCAG GTCATAGGTTGA